One part of the Vicia villosa cultivar HV-30 ecotype Madison, WI linkage group LG6, Vvil1.0, whole genome shotgun sequence genome encodes these proteins:
- the LOC131609070 gene encoding protein TPLATE-like: protein MDILFAQIQADLRSNDALRQSGALLQALQQSAAGRDIAVIAKSAVEEIVAAPASAVCKKLAFDVIRSTRLTPDLWDTVCTGIRNDFHFPDPDVTAAAVSILAAIPSYRLAKLISDCNKEISDCFDSPSDNLRFSITETLGCVLARDDLVTLCENNVNLLDRVSAWWARIGANMLDRSDAVAKVAFDSVGRLFQEFGTKRMSKLAGDKLVDSENSLAIRSNWVSSMVDFVWKKRRALMARSLILPVENFRATVFPIVYSVKAVASGGVEVIRKLSKSSSGGGGGAEVDSDAQKLVGVSDVVTHLAPFLVSSLEPALIYEVGINMLYLADVPGGKTEWASQSTIAILTLWDRQEFASARESIVRAVVTNLHLLDLNMQVSLFKRLLLMVRNLRAESDRMHALACICRTALCVDLFAKESVRRGQKPLAGTDIASLFEDARVNDDLKSTTSKNIFREELVASLVESCFQLSLPLPEQKNSGMEGRVIGALAYGTGYGALNWTEPSLEVVEVCRPCVKWDCDGRTYAIDCYLKLLVRLCCIYDTRGGVKRVKDGASQDQILNETRLQNLQRELVKDLREVNTPRILARLIWAIAEHIDIEGLDPLLADDPDDPLNVIVSNIHKVLFNVDSTADTTNRVQDVQAVLISAQRLGSRHPRAGQLLTKELEEFRTNALADSVSKHQCRLILQRIKYASGHPDSRWAGVTAARGDYPFSHHKLTVQFYEASAAQDRKLEGLVHKAILELWRPDPSELTLLLTKGVDSTSLKVPPTANTLTGSSDPCYVEGYHLADSSDGRITLHLKVLNLTELELNRVDVRVGLSGALYYMDGSSQAVRQLRNLVSQDPVLCSVTVGVSHFERCALWVQVLYYPFYGSGAVGDYEGDYAEEDPQVMRQKRSLRPELGEPVILRCQPYKIPLTELLLPHQISPVEFFRLWPSLPAIVEYTGTYTYEGSGFQATAAQQYGASPFLSGLKSLSTKPFHKVCSHIIRTVAGFQLCYAAKTWHGGFLGLMIFGASEVSRNVDLGDETTTMMCKFVVRASDASITKEIGSDLQGWLDDLTDGGVEYMPEDEVKSTAAERLRISMERIALLKAAQPRPKTPKSDDEEDEEEEDKDKKKDGDEDDKKKGPSTLSKLTAEEAEHQALQAAVLQEWHMLCKDRSTEVN from the exons ATGGACATCCTCTTTGCCCAGATCCAAGCTGACCTCCGCTCCAACGACGCCCTCCGTCAATCAGGCGCACTTCTCCAAGCTCTCCAACAGTCCGCCGCCGGTCGCGACATCGCAGTCATCGCCAAGTCCGCCGTCGAAGAGATCGTCGCCGCCCCTGCCTCCGCCGTCTGCAAGAAACTCGCATTCGATGTCATCCGCTCCACACGCTTAACTCCCGATTTATGGGACACTGTCTGTACCGGCATCCGTAACGACTTCCATTTCCCTGATCCCGATGTAACTGCAGCTGCTGTTTCGATTCTCGCCGCGATCCCTTCTTATCGCTTAGCCAAACTCATTTCCGATTGTAACAAAGAGATCTCCGATTGTTTCGATTCCCCTAGCGATAATCTCAGATTCTCCATCACTGAAACCCTAGGTTGTGTACTCGCTCGTGACGATCTCGTCACACTTTGTGAAAACAATGTCAATCTTCTCGACCGTGTTTCCGCTTGGTGGGCTCGCATCGGTGCTAACATGCTGGACCGATCTGATGCTGTTGCGAAGGTGGCTTTTGATTCAGTTGGCCGGCTCTTTCAAGAGTTTGGTACCAAGCGGATGAGTAAGCTTGCTGGTGATAAACTAGTTGATAGCGAAAATTCACTCGCCATTCGCTCTAATTGGGTTTCCTCCATGGTTGATTTCGTTTGGAAGAAGCGTAGGGCGCTTATGGCTCGTTCCTTGATCTTGCCTGTTGAGAATTTCCGGGCTACTGTCTTTCCGATTGTTTATTCGGTTAAGGCTGTTGCCTCTGGTGGCGTTGAGGTCATTCGGAAGTTGTCAAAGTCTTctagtggtggtggtggtggtgctgAGGTTGATTCTGATGCTCAGAAATTGGTTGGTGTTTCGGATGTGGTTACGCATTTGGCTCCTTTTTTAGTTTCCTCGTTGGAACCGGCATTGATTTATGAAGTTGGGATTAATATGTTATATCTGGCTGATGTGCCTGGAGGGAAGACGGAATGGGCATCACAATCTACCATTGCTATTCTTACCCTGTGGGATAGGCAGGAATTTGCTTCTGCTAGAGAGAGTATTGTTAGGGCTGTTGTCACCAATCTTCATCTCCTTGATCTTAACATGCAG GTTTCACTCTTCAAGAGACTACTTTTGATGGTGAGAAACCTGAGAGCAGAATCAGATCGTATGCATGCTTTAGCTTGTATTTGTAGAACTGCTCTTTGTGTTGACCTATTTGCTAAGGAAAGCGTTCGAAGAGGTCAGAAACCTCTTGCCGGAACTGATATTGCTTCCCTTTTTGAGGATGCCAGAGTGAATGATGATCTTAAGAGCACTACAAGTAAAAATATATTTAGGGAAGAGTTAGTTGCATCACTAGTGGAAAGTTGCTTTCAGCTGTCTCTGCCTTTACCTGAACAGAAAAACTCAGGCATGGAGGGCAGGGTCATTGGGGCCTTAGCATACGGAACTGGTTATGGTGCATTAAACTGGACAGAACCTTCTTTAGAAGTGGTCGAAGTTTGTCGGCCTTGCGTTAAATGGGATTGTGATGGACGCACCTATGCAATTGACTGCTACTTGAAGTTGCTTGTTCGGCTATGCTGCATTTACGATACGAGGGGCGGGGTAAAAAGAGTCAAAGACGGTGCTTCTCAGGACCAAATTTTGAATGAGACTAGATTGCAAAACTTGCAACGTGAACTTGTGAAGGACTTACGTGAG GTCAATACACCAAGAATATTGGCCCGCCTTATATGGGCTATTGCAGAGCACATAGATATAGAAGGATTGGATCCACTCCTAGCAGATGACCCTGATGACCCTCTTAATGTCATTGTATCCAATATTCATAAGGTTCTTTTCAATGTTGATTCAACTGCAGATACAACAAATAGAGTTCAAGATGTACAGGCAGTTCTTATATCTGCTCAAAGACTGGGATCACGCCATCCTAGAGCTGGACAGTTACTTACTAAGGAGCTTGAAGAGTTTAGGACCAATGCTTTGGCTGATTCTGTCAGCAAGCACCAGTGCCGTTTGATATTGCAAAGAATCAAATATGCTTCAGGTCATCCTGATAGTAG GTGGGCTGGTGTTACAGCAGCCAGAGGGGATTACCCATTTAGCCACCACAAATTAACTGTTCAGTTTTATGAAGCATCTGCTGCTCAGGACAGGAAGTTGGAAGGATTGGTTCACAAAGCTATTTTAGAGCTATGGAGACCTGACCCCAGTGAACTTACCCTTTTGCTTACCAAAGGAGTTGATTCTACTTCACTTAAGGTTCCTCCTACTGCAAATACTTTAACTGGAAGCAGTGATCCTTGCTATGTTGAAGGTTATCATTTAGCAGATTCAAGTGATGGGAGGATAACTCTGCATTTAAAG GTCTTAAATTTAACCGAGCTCGAATTAAATCGGGTGGATGTACGAGTGGGTTTATCCGGTGCATTATATTATATGGATGGTTCTTCTCAAGCAGTGCGGCAGTTGCGTAATCTTGTTTCACAG GATCCAGTGCTGTGCAGTGTGACAGTAGGTGTTTCCCACTTTGAAAGATGTGCCCTTTGGGTTCAAGTGTTGTATTACCCATTCTATGGTAGTGGTGCTGTTGGAGACTATGAAGGTGACTATGCTGAGGAGGACCCTCAAGTCATGAGACAGAAGAGAAGCTTAAGGCCTGAGTTAGGTGAACCCGTGATTTTGAGATGTCAACCTTATAAAATTCCATTGACGGAGCTTCTTTTACCACACCAAATATCACCAGTTGAGTTTTTCCGACTTTGGCCCAGTTTGCCAGCTATTGTAGAATACACTGGTACATATACATATGAAGGGAGTGGCTTTCAAGCTACTGCAGCCCAGCAGTATGGTGCATCTCCTTTCTTGAGTGGTCTGAAATCCTTGTCTACCAAGCCATTCCACAAAGTTTGTTCACATATTATCCGTACAGTGGCAGGTTTTCAG TTGTGTTATGCTGCTAAAACATGGCATGGTGGCTTCTTGGGGTTGATGATTTTTGGTGCAAGTGAGGTGAGTAGAAATGTGGATTTGGGTGATGAGACGACAACCATGATGTGTAAGTTTGTGGTACGAGCATCTGATGCATCCATTACTAAGGAGATTGGATCAGATCTTCAGGGTTGGTTGGATGACCTTACTGATGGTGGGGTGGAATATATGCCTGAAGATGAGGTGAAATCAACTGCAGCAGAGAGACTGCGCATATCAATGGAAAGGATAGCCTTGTTGAAGGCAGCCCAACCACGACCCAAGACTCCAAAATCCGacgatgaggaagatgaagaagaagaggataAAGACAAAAAGAAGGATGGGGATGAAGATGACAAAAAGAAGGGACCTTCAACACTGTCCAAATTAACTGCTGAAGAGGCTGAACATCAAGCTCTTCAAGCAGCAGTACTGCAAGAGTGGCATATGCTCTGCAAGGATAGGAGCACCGAAGTTAACTAA